In the genome of Bradyrhizobium arachidis, one region contains:
- a CDS encoding ABC transporter permease: MLDRAAHTSTKDETTRRVRFRGAGFVPASSRFGGWIALALVIAIWQVAGSTGLVNPLFLPAPSAIARAIYELAMSGALWQHLSASLLRIGVGWLLGTAAGVAVGFAIGLSRLARSVGITFISALFPIPKIALLPLLILWLGIGEEPKIATIALGVFFSTAISVYSGVDAVPRNLIRMAQSFNVPFATIVRKVIWPGALPAILAGFRITASVALLLVVSAEMIGAQYGIGAFVLQAGNLMQTDQLLAGVVILSVFGLVVGKVIGWLETRLLHWR, translated from the coding sequence ATGCTTGACCGCGCGGCGCACACATCAACGAAAGACGAGACGACCCGGCGCGTCCGCTTCCGCGGCGCCGGCTTCGTGCCCGCCTCGAGCCGCTTCGGCGGCTGGATCGCGCTCGCCCTCGTCATCGCGATCTGGCAGGTCGCCGGCAGCACAGGCCTCGTCAATCCGCTGTTCCTGCCGGCGCCATCGGCGATCGCGCGCGCGATCTATGAGCTCGCGATGTCGGGTGCGCTCTGGCAGCATCTCTCGGCCTCGCTGCTCCGCATCGGCGTCGGCTGGCTGCTGGGCACGGCCGCCGGTGTCGCCGTCGGCTTCGCCATCGGCCTGTCCAGGCTCGCGCGCAGCGTCGGCATCACCTTCATCTCGGCGCTGTTCCCGATCCCGAAGATCGCGCTGCTGCCGCTCTTGATCCTCTGGCTCGGCATCGGCGAAGAGCCGAAGATCGCGACCATTGCGCTCGGTGTTTTCTTCTCGACCGCGATCTCGGTCTATAGCGGCGTCGATGCGGTGCCGCGCAACCTCATCCGCATGGCGCAAAGTTTCAACGTTCCCTTCGCCACCATCGTGCGCAAGGTGATCTGGCCGGGCGCGCTGCCCGCGATCCTCGCCGGGTTCCGCATCACCGCGTCCGTAGCGCTATTGCTCGTCGTCAGCGCCGAGATGATCGGCGCGCAATACGGCATCGGCGCCTTCGTGCTGCAGGCCGGCAATCTGATGCAGACCGATCAGCTGCTCGCGGGCGTGGTGATCCTGTCGGTGTTTGGGCTTGTCGTGGGGAAGGTGATCGGCTGGCTGGAAACGCGGCTGCTGCACTGGCGGTAG
- a CDS encoding FAD-dependent oxidoreductase, translating into MRAMIEEPARKVPLYGEYEVVVLGGGPAGIVAAASAARAGRKTLLIERYGFLGGMGTAAGVTNFCGLHGNVYGKAHRLVQGMASELLARIDLLNGLNAPHLILGKVFAQAYDTAAYKIAADQLLASYKVNILFHALGAGVVMGDDRRIDALMVETKAGRQAVRAEIFIDCSGDGDLAVWAGAPFEIGDEHGHPLYPSMMLRLNGIDPDKAGEAWRTIPQLMEKALAAGTHTFPRKSAIVRPQKSGIEWRVNFTQVAREDGHAINGVEPDDLTRGEIEGRKQALAAYEFLRSAVPGFEKSYIVDLPPQLGIRETRRVRGGYQLSGEDVLGCASFEDSIGVNGWPIEAHVPGDVVFTFPPIPESRGYNELPYRMLVPEGVDNLLVAGRCASMTHEGQSAARVSGACFVMGEAAGSAAALALSGNRIPREIPIEKLQETLKQQGAFIGRDQAVPEGL; encoded by the coding sequence ATGCGGGCCATGATCGAAGAACCGGCACGGAAAGTGCCGCTCTATGGCGAATATGAAGTCGTTGTCCTCGGCGGCGGCCCGGCCGGCATCGTCGCTGCGGCCTCCGCGGCGCGCGCGGGCCGGAAGACGCTGCTGATCGAGCGCTACGGTTTTCTCGGCGGCATGGGCACCGCCGCCGGCGTCACCAATTTCTGCGGCCTGCACGGCAATGTCTACGGCAAGGCCCACCGGCTGGTGCAGGGCATGGCGTCCGAGCTCCTGGCGCGGATCGATCTGCTCAACGGCCTCAACGCCCCGCACCTGATCCTCGGCAAGGTGTTTGCGCAGGCCTATGACACCGCGGCCTACAAGATCGCGGCCGATCAGCTGCTCGCCAGCTACAAGGTCAACATCCTCTTCCACGCGCTCGGCGCCGGCGTGGTGATGGGCGACGACCGCCGCATCGACGCGCTGATGGTCGAGACAAAGGCCGGCCGGCAGGCGGTGCGCGCGGAGATCTTCATCGACTGCTCCGGTGACGGCGATCTCGCGGTCTGGGCCGGCGCGCCGTTCGAGATCGGCGACGAGCACGGCCATCCGCTCTATCCCTCGATGATGCTCCGCCTCAACGGCATCGATCCCGACAAGGCGGGCGAAGCCTGGCGCACCATCCCGCAATTGATGGAGAAAGCGCTCGCCGCTGGCACCCACACATTCCCGCGCAAGAGCGCGATCGTGCGGCCGCAAAAATCTGGCATCGAATGGCGGGTCAACTTTACGCAAGTCGCGCGTGAGGACGGCCACGCCATCAACGGCGTCGAGCCCGATGATCTCACCCGCGGCGAGATCGAGGGCCGCAAGCAGGCGCTCGCCGCCTACGAGTTCCTGCGTAGCGCCGTGCCGGGCTTTGAAAAATCCTACATCGTCGATTTGCCGCCGCAGCTCGGCATCCGCGAGACGCGCCGCGTCAGGGGCGGCTACCAGCTCAGCGGCGAGGATGTGCTCGGCTGCGCCTCGTTCGAGGATTCCATCGGCGTCAACGGCTGGCCGATCGAGGCCCACGTTCCCGGCGATGTCGTCTTCACCTTCCCGCCCATCCCGGAATCGCGCGGTTACAATGAGCTGCCGTACCGCATGCTGGTGCCCGAAGGCGTCGACAATCTCCTGGTCGCCGGCCGCTGTGCCTCGATGACCCATGAGGGCCAATCGGCGGCGCGGGTTTCCGGTGCCTGTTTCGTGATGGGCGAGGCCGCCGGTTCCGCCGCCGCGCTGGCGCTTTCCGGAAACCGGATCCCCCGCGAAATCCCCATTGAAAAATTGCAGGAAACGTTGAAACAACAGGGCGCCTTCATCGGGCGGGACCAGGCGGTGCCCGAGGGCCTGTAA
- a CDS encoding enoyl-CoA hydratase-related protein, whose translation MTANPVLWTLDERGVATVTLNRPEVNNAYDGALIAGVLAAMDDLGQKPNLRVVVLKGNGKHFQAGADLKWINGVRPQSAEANEAASRATFEAVQRLNTLAIPTVALVQGGCFGGGTGVIAACDVVIAADNALFSITEVRWGLTAAIIIPQLCDAIGVRQVRRYALTGERFGAEDARRIGLAHEVVPLADLEAAGRKVVEQLLANGPEAMAETKRLALESSFGGMAVDDAAYKRLVHLHSVKRQSPEAAEGLASFAEKRAANWGGGKS comes from the coding sequence ATGACTGCCAACCCCGTCCTGTGGACCCTCGATGAGCGTGGGGTCGCGACCGTCACGTTGAACCGGCCGGAGGTCAACAACGCCTATGACGGCGCGCTGATCGCAGGCGTGCTCGCGGCCATGGACGATCTCGGTCAGAAGCCGAACCTGCGTGTCGTCGTGCTCAAGGGTAACGGCAAGCATTTCCAGGCCGGCGCCGACCTCAAATGGATCAACGGCGTGCGGCCGCAGTCGGCCGAGGCCAACGAGGCGGCCTCACGCGCGACGTTCGAGGCCGTGCAGCGGCTCAACACGTTGGCGATCCCGACCGTCGCCTTGGTGCAGGGCGGCTGCTTTGGCGGCGGTACCGGCGTGATCGCGGCTTGCGACGTCGTGATTGCCGCGGACAACGCCCTGTTCTCGATCACGGAGGTGCGCTGGGGCCTGACCGCCGCGATCATCATCCCGCAGCTCTGCGATGCCATTGGTGTGCGGCAGGTCCGCCGCTACGCGCTGACCGGGGAACGTTTCGGCGCCGAGGACGCCCGCCGCATCGGCCTCGCCCACGAGGTGGTGCCGCTCGCCGATCTCGAAGCGGCAGGTCGCAAGGTGGTCGAACAGCTGCTCGCCAATGGACCGGAGGCGATGGCCGAGACCAAGCGCCTTGCACTCGAAAGCTCGTTCGGCGGCATGGCGGTGGACGATGCCGCCTACAAGCGGCTCGTGCACCTGCATTCGGTCAAGCGCCAGAGCCCGGAGGCGGCAGAGGGGCTGGCCTCGTTCGCGGAGAAGCGGGCGGCGAACTGGGGCGGCGGCAAAAGCTGA
- a CDS encoding ABC transporter ATP-binding protein encodes MDLIANHISHRFGDLAVLDDISFTLSAGEVVAIVGPSGCGKSTLLSILGGLLQPTSGTPELRGAPPADSLNPLTFVFQDFALLPWATVEENVEFPLLHTQLSAAQRRALVDDALRRTGLTDFRTTYPKQLSGGMRQRVGISRALAVKPAILLMDEPLSALDSQTRELLMEDFVRLLADGGMGAVYVTHNLEEAARLADRIVVLSRRPGRIREVVTVPMTRAARGEAAAREKLLALQNQIWSLIRNEAIDAEREVQHA; translated from the coding sequence ATGGACCTGATCGCCAACCACATCTCCCACCGCTTCGGCGATCTCGCCGTGCTCGACGACATCTCGTTCACCCTCAGTGCCGGCGAGGTGGTAGCGATCGTCGGCCCTTCCGGCTGCGGCAAGAGTACACTGCTGTCAATCCTCGGTGGCCTGTTGCAGCCGACCTCCGGCACACCCGAGCTGCGCGGCGCGCCGCCGGCGGACAGTCTCAATCCGCTCACCTTCGTGTTTCAGGATTTCGCGCTGCTGCCTTGGGCGACGGTCGAGGAGAACGTCGAATTTCCGCTGCTGCACACCCAGCTCTCGGCCGCGCAGCGCCGCGCTTTGGTTGACGACGCCTTGCGCCGCACGGGCCTGACCGATTTCCGCACGACCTATCCGAAACAGCTTTCCGGCGGCATGCGCCAGCGCGTCGGCATTTCGCGCGCGCTGGCGGTGAAGCCCGCGATCCTGCTGATGGACGAGCCGCTCTCGGCGCTGGATTCGCAGACCCGCGAATTGCTGATGGAAGACTTTGTTCGCCTGCTCGCCGACGGTGGCATGGGCGCGGTCTATGTCACGCACAATCTCGAAGAAGCGGCGCGCCTCGCTGACCGCATCGTGGTGCTGTCGCGCCGGCCCGGCCGCATTCGCGAGGTCGTCACCGTGCCGATGACGCGGGCCGCGCGCGGCGAGGCGGCGGCGCGTGAGAAATTGCTCGCGCTCCAGAACCAGATCTGGTCGCTGATCCGCAACGAGGCGATCGATGCCGAGCGCGAGGTCCAGCATGCTTGA
- a CDS encoding ABC transporter substrate-binding protein has protein sequence MIGIARLAAAGLLAIMAMGTARAEDALKAKVGVLRLSSSAPVFIAQDKGYFREAGLDVELKFFDAAQPIAVATTSGDVDFGVTAFTAGLYNLAGKGTLKVIGGMSREKAGYPLIGYFASNNAYAAGLKAPKDLAGKRIAVTQVGSSFHYSLGLLADKYGFKLADVKIVPLQSLSNAAAALKGETVDAALLPISTARKLMDEGGAKFLGWVGDETPWQLGAVFASPKTLTNKALVTKFLGVLAKADREYHDVILASMKDGVAPINDKTKPLLEIIAKYTNLPVEQVVGNCAYIDPDGKLDVKNVDNQIKWLQEQGFADKGFDANAIIAKDYVKAD, from the coding sequence ATGATCGGAATTGCAAGGCTCGCAGCTGCTGGCCTGTTGGCGATCATGGCGATGGGCACGGCCCGGGCCGAGGACGCGCTGAAGGCCAAGGTCGGCGTGCTCCGCCTGTCGTCCTCCGCGCCTGTTTTCATCGCGCAGGACAAGGGCTACTTTCGCGAGGCCGGCCTGGACGTCGAGCTGAAATTCTTCGATGCTGCGCAGCCGATCGCGGTCGCGACCACCTCGGGCGACGTCGATTTCGGCGTCACCGCCTTCACCGCCGGTCTCTACAATCTTGCCGGCAAGGGCACGCTGAAGGTGATCGGCGGCATGAGCCGCGAGAAGGCCGGCTATCCCCTGATCGGCTATTTCGCCAGCAACAACGCCTATGCGGCCGGCCTGAAGGCGCCGAAGGACCTCGCCGGCAAGCGCATCGCGGTCACGCAGGTTGGCTCCTCCTTTCATTATTCGCTCGGCCTGCTCGCCGACAAATACGGCTTCAAGCTCGCCGACGTGAAGATCGTGCCGCTGCAATCGCTGTCGAACGCCGCTGCCGCGCTCAAGGGTGAGACCGTCGACGCGGCGCTGCTGCCGATCTCCACCGCGCGAAAATTGATGGATGAGGGCGGCGCTAAATTCCTGGGCTGGGTCGGCGACGAGACACCCTGGCAGCTGGGCGCGGTGTTCGCTTCGCCGAAGACGCTGACCAACAAGGCGCTGGTGACGAAATTCCTCGGCGTGCTCGCGAAAGCCGATCGCGAATATCACGACGTCATCCTCGCCTCCATGAAGGACGGTGTCGCCCCGATCAACGACAAGACCAAGCCGCTGTTGGAGATCATCGCCAAATACACCAACCTGCCGGTCGAGCAGGTGGTCGGCAACTGCGCCTATATCGATCCCGACGGCAAGCTCGACGTGAAGAACGTCGACAACCAGATCAAATGGCTCCAGGAGCAGGGATTCGCTGACAAGGGCTTTGACGCGAACGCGATCATCGCCAAGGATTATGTGAAGGCGGATTGA
- the gtdA gene encoding gentisate 1,2-dioxygenase, translating to MEAVTKTPEREAFYKKIDGENLTALWTVMSDLITPEPKSACRPHLWKFDVIRDYMTEAGKLITAKEAERRVLVLENPGLRGQSKITTSLYAGVQMVVPGDVAPAHRHSQSALRFVLEGKGAHTAVDGERTAMEAGDFIITPSMTWHDHSNETDEPMFWLDGLDIPLVQFFDCSFAEGSKEDQQKITKPAGDSFARYGHNLLPVDVKRSSKTSPIFSYPYAYTREALEKARASQEWDACHGLKLKFSNPETGDFAMPTIGTFIQLLPKGFKTARYRSTDATVFCPIEGRGRSRIGDAVFEWGPRDLFVVPSWQWVTHEADDDAVLFSFSDRPVQQKLDLFREDRGNA from the coding sequence ATGGAAGCCGTGACCAAGACGCCCGAACGCGAGGCGTTTTACAAGAAGATCGACGGCGAGAACCTCACCGCGCTGTGGACGGTGATGAGCGATTTGATCACGCCGGAGCCGAAGAGCGCGTGCCGGCCCCACCTCTGGAAGTTCGACGTCATCCGCGACTACATGACGGAAGCCGGCAAGCTGATCACCGCCAAGGAGGCCGAGCGGCGCGTGCTGGTGCTGGAGAACCCCGGCCTGCGCGGGCAATCCAAGATCACGACATCGCTCTATGCCGGCGTGCAGATGGTGGTGCCAGGCGATGTCGCGCCCGCGCACCGCCACAGCCAGTCGGCGCTGCGCTTCGTGCTCGAGGGCAAGGGCGCCCACACCGCGGTTGACGGCGAGCGCACCGCGATGGAGGCCGGCGACTTCATCATCACGCCGTCGATGACGTGGCACGATCATTCCAATGAAACTGATGAGCCGATGTTCTGGCTCGACGGGCTCGACATTCCCCTGGTGCAGTTCTTCGACTGCTCGTTTGCGGAGGGGTCGAAAGAGGACCAGCAGAAGATCACAAAACCTGCCGGCGACAGTTTTGCGCGCTACGGCCACAACCTCTTGCCGGTCGATGTGAAGCGGAGCTCGAAGACGTCACCTATCTTCAGCTACCCCTATGCCTACACCCGCGAGGCGCTGGAAAAAGCTCGCGCGAGCCAGGAATGGGACGCCTGCCACGGGCTGAAGCTGAAGTTCAGCAACCCCGAGACCGGCGATTTCGCGATGCCGACCATCGGCACCTTCATCCAGCTGCTGCCGAAGGGTTTTAAGACCGCGCGCTATCGGTCGACCGACGCGACGGTATTCTGCCCGATCGAGGGACGCGGCCGCAGCCGCATCGGCGATGCCGTGTTCGAATGGGGCCCGCGCGATCTGTTCGTGGTGCCGAGCTGGCAGTGGGTGACGCACGAGGCAGATGACGATGCGGTGCTGTTCAGCTTCTCGGACCGGCCAGTGCAGCAGAAGCTGGATCTGTTCCGTGAGGACCGCGGGAACGCGTGA
- a CDS encoding LysR family transcriptional regulator: MDILVNLQAFLATADAAGFSAAARKLNVSTSVVAKRVTQLEARIGTPLFHRSTRQLRLTEAGQRYVHRARGVVTDATDLLSRMGEKGHDLVDHLRIKAPTSLTVARLADAFSAFQTQNPRLKLEIVLIDRPVDPVTEGFDIAIGAFPHSFGGVVDEPLCPLKRLLCASPSYLKKHGTPKHPRDLVEHRCLSFMPTGPEWVFDGPRGRISIQVSPLLSSNEGHVLARSAIAGNGIALMSHYLVADALRDGTLKPVLRDFPIPELWVKAAIPERRRNAAAVQALLTLLKTSLAPSL; encoded by the coding sequence ATGGACATCCTGGTGAACCTTCAGGCCTTCCTCGCCACCGCCGATGCCGCCGGCTTCTCCGCTGCCGCGCGAAAACTCAATGTCTCGACCTCGGTCGTCGCAAAACGCGTCACGCAGCTGGAGGCGCGGATCGGCACACCGCTGTTTCATCGCTCGACCCGGCAATTGCGGCTGACCGAAGCGGGCCAGCGCTACGTCCATCGCGCCCGCGGCGTCGTGACTGACGCCACTGACCTGCTCTCGCGCATGGGCGAAAAAGGCCACGATCTCGTCGATCACCTCCGCATCAAGGCGCCGACCTCGCTGACGGTGGCGCGGCTCGCGGATGCCTTCAGTGCATTCCAGACCCAGAACCCGCGGCTGAAGCTCGAGATCGTGCTGATCGATCGCCCGGTCGATCCCGTCACTGAAGGATTCGACATCGCCATCGGAGCTTTTCCGCATTCCTTCGGCGGCGTAGTCGACGAGCCCTTGTGCCCGCTGAAGCGACTACTCTGCGCTTCGCCTTCCTATTTGAAGAAGCACGGCACGCCAAAGCATCCCCGCGACCTCGTCGAGCATCGCTGCCTCAGCTTCATGCCGACGGGTCCTGAATGGGTTTTCGACGGGCCGCGCGGCCGCATCAGCATCCAGGTCAGCCCGCTGCTCTCCTCCAACGAGGGACATGTGCTGGCGCGCAGCGCCATCGCCGGCAACGGCATCGCGCTGATGTCGCATTATCTCGTCGCGGATGCCTTGCGCGACGGCACGCTCAAGCCGGTGTTGCGCGACTTTCCGATTCCGGAATTGTGGGTGAAGGCTGCGATCCCCGAACGCCGACGCAATGCGGCAGCGGTGCAAGCGCTGCTTACGCTGCTGAAAACGTCACTGGCGCCGTCGCTGTGA